A portion of the Gossypium arboreum isolate Shixiya-1 chromosome 8, ASM2569848v2, whole genome shotgun sequence genome contains these proteins:
- the LOC108469014 gene encoding BTB/POZ domain-containing protein POB1-like, whose product MSTNSDDLQIASEDAVYDFVLKWARAQYPKLEDRREVLGSHLAQYIRFPYMTCRKLKKVLTCNDFDQDVASKIVLEALFYKADAPYRQRSLAAEESVTSNRRFIERAYKYRPVKVVEFELPRQQCVVYLDLKREECVNLFPSGRVYSQAFHLGGQGFFLSAHCNMDQQSSFYCLGLFLGMQEKGSASFAVDYEFAARLKPTEEFVCKYKGNYTFTGGKAVGYRNLFAVPWTSFVAEDSIYFINGILHLRAELTIRLCS is encoded by the coding sequence atgtCTACTAATAGTGATGATCTTCAGATTGCATCCGAAGATGCGGTGTATGATTTCGTGTTGAAGTGGGCCAGGGCTCAATACCCAAAACTAGAAGACCGAAGAGAAGTGCTTGGTTCACACCTTGCGCAATATATTCGTTTCCCTTACATGACTTGCCGGAAACTTAAGAAGGTATTAACATGTAACGATTTTGATCAAGACGTTGCATCGAAAATTGTGCTCGAGGCCCTCTTTTACAAGGCTGATGCCCCATATAGACAACGAAGCTTGGCTGCAGAGGAATCTGTAACCTCAAACCGTCGATTCATTGAGCGAGCTTACAAATATCGACCCGTTAAGGTAGTGGAATTCGAACTTCCTCGTCAGCAATGTGTCGTGTACCTTGACTTGAAGAGGGAGGAATGTGTAAACTTGTTCCCATCCGGACGAGTCTATTCTCAGGCATTCCACCTAGGGGGACAAGGTTTCTTCCTATCAGCACATTGTAACATGGACCAACAAAGCTCTTTCTATTGCTTGGGGTTGTTTTTAGGAATGCAGGAAAAGGGCTCCGCTAGTTTCGCGGTGGACTACGAATTCGCAGCAAGATTAAAGCCGACAGAAGAGTTTGTTTGTAAATACAAAGGGAACTACACATTCACCGGCGGCAAGGCGGTTGGCTACAGGAATTTATTTGCTGTACCTTGGACATCTTTCGTGGCAGAAGATAGTATTTACTTTATAAATGGTATCCTCCATCTTAGGGCTGAGTTAACTATCAGATTGTGTTCCTGA
- the LOC108467848 gene encoding uncharacterized protein LOC108467848, translated as MAFLMPSPEISTASAKIFSNPTPRHKFLKSCAISKNDDEKVWSRTNARVGVKDAGSTVSGLSQNLRLYVQFSAPVKRGSKPSKEEEEKQDYYVNMGYAIRTLREELPDIFYRELSFDIYRDDIVFKDPLNTFIGIDNYKSFFSALRFHGRIFFKALWLDIVSVWQPMENVIMVRWTIHGIPRVPWESRGRFDGTSEYKLDKKGKIYEHRVDNTALNSPPKFHVLAVEDLIRSIGCPSTPRPTYFEISSASPPEKT; from the exons ATGGCATTTCTCATGCCTTCACCTGAAATTTCCACCGCCTCTGCAAAAATTTTCTCTAACCCTACCCCTCGCCATAAATTCCTCAAGAGCTGCGCGATTTCGAAGAACGACGACGAGAAAGTTTGGTCAAGGACCAACGCTAGGGTCGGTGTTAAAGATGCCGGCAGTACGGTTTCGGGTTTGAGCCAAAACTTGAGGTTGTACGTACAATTTTCGGCTCCGGTGAAGCGAGGATCGAAGCCCAGCAAAGAGGAAGAGGAAAAGCAGGATTATTACGTGAATATGGGTTACGCTATTCGGACCTTGAGAGAGGAGTTACCGGACATCTTCTACAGAGAGCTCAGTTTTGATATTTACAG GGATGATATTGTATTCAAAGATCCTCTCAATACTTTCATCGGAATTGACAATTATAAGTCATTCTTCTCAGCACTGCGATTCCATGGGAGAATATTTTTCAAAGCTCTCTGGCTTGACATTGTCAGTGTATGGCAGCCAATGGAGAATGTCATAATGGTTCGCTGGACCATCCATGGCATTCCACGAGTCCCATGGGAAAGTCGTGGTCGATTTGATGGCACTTCTGAATACAAACTCGACAAGAAGGGAAAAATATATGAGCACCGAGTCGACAACACCGCACTGAATTCACCCCCTAAGTTTCACGTTCTAGCTGTGGAAGATCTAATCCGATCCATAGGTTGCCCCTCAACCCCAAGGCCAACTTACTTCGAGATTTCATCGGCTTCACCTCCAGAAAAAACATAA
- the LOC108470051 gene encoding mitochondrial adenine nucleotide transporter ADNT1-like, whose translation MASEDVKTSESAVSTIVNLAEEAKLAREGVKAPSYAILSICKSLVAGGVAGGLSRTAVAPLERLKILLQVQNPHSIKYNGTVQGLKYIWRTEGFRGLFKGNGTNCARIVPNSAVKFFSYEQASKGILYLYQQQTGNEDAQLTPLLRLGAGACAGIIAMSATYPMDMVRGRLTVQTDSSPYQYRGMFHALSTVLRQEGPRALYKGWLPSVIGVIPYVGLNFAVYESLKDWLIKNKQFGFAEDSELSVTTRLACGAAAGTVGQTVAYPLDVIRRRMQMVGWKDAASVVTGDGRNKAPLEYTGMIDAFRKTVRHEGFGALYKGLVPNSVKVVPSIAIAFVTYEVVKDILGVEIRISD comes from the exons ATGGCTTCGGAGGATGTGAAGACTAGTGAATCGGCGGTTTCGACGATCGTTAATTTAGCCGAGGAAGCGAAGCTTGCGAGAGAGGGCGTCAAGGCACCTAGCTATGCTATTCTTAGCATCTGCAAGTCTCTCGTTGCCGGCGGCGTGGCCGGTGGACT GTCACGAACTGCCGTTGCTCCTTTGGAACGTTTAAAGATTTTACTTCAG GTTCAGAATCCACATAGTATAAAATACAACGGAACGGTTCAAGGCTTGAAGTACATTTGGAGAACGGAAGGTTTTCGTGGATTATTCAAGGGCAATGGTACTAATTGTGCACGCATTGTTCCAAACTCTGCGGTCAAATTCTTCAGCTATGAGCAAGCTTCAAA GGGAATCCTGTATCTATATCAACAGCAAACTGGCAATG AAGATGCTCAACTCACTCCTCTTTTACGCCTTGGAGCTGGAGCATGTGCTGGAATAATTGCCATGTCTGCAACTTACCCAATGGACATGGTACGAGGCAGGCTTACTGTACAG ACAGACAGCTCTCCTTATCAGTACAGAGGAATGTTCCATGCTCTGTCTACTGTGTTGCGGCAAGAAGGCCCACGGGCATTATACAAGGGTTGGCTTCCTTCAGTCATTGGAGTT ATACCATATGTGGGTTTGAACTTTGCTGTGTACGAGTCTCTAaaagattggttaataaaaaataaacaattcGGATTTGCTGAGGACTCTGAGTTGAGTGTGACAACCAGGCTTGCTTGTGGGGCTGCTGCTGGAACTGTTGGGCAAACTGTTGCTTACCCTCTCGATGTCATCCGCAGAAGAATGCAAATGGTAGGATGGAAAGATGCTGCATCAGTTGTCACTGGTGATGGGAGGAATAAGGCTCCTCTTGAGTATACTGGCATGATCGATGCATTCAGGAAAACTGTTAGGCACGAGGGCTTTGGAGCATTATACAAGGGTCTGGTCCCTAATTCTGTGAAG GTTGTACCTTCAATAGCTATTGCGTTCGTGACATATGAGGTGGTGAAAGACATTTTAGGAGTTGAAATCAGAATATCAGACTAA
- the LOC108467440 gene encoding BTB/POZ domain-containing protein POB1-like — protein sequence MKDQLNSDPTTDMGSRFRHGASGSGSDGDFGFAFNDSNFSDRLLRIEIMGVPSECHPNGEDCTGISDWDHHRKRRREDIKKEIVLDLSLCPEEQILNDNQPDMDDGAGCENQDAEAEAVAMAEEIHSGDEDENRNESSWSMDCSTVLRVQTLHISSPILAAKSPFFYKLFSNGMRESEQRHVTLRINASEEDALLELLNFMYSNTLSVTTAPALLDLLMAADKFEVASCMRYCSWLLHNLPMTPESALLYLDLPSSVLMGEAVQPLTDAAKQYLAARYKDVTKFQEEVMALPLAGIQAILASDDLQIASEDAVYDFVLKWARAQYPKLEDRREVLGSHLAQYIRFPYMTCRKLKKVLTCNDFDQDVASKLVLEALFYKADAPYRQRSLAAEESATSNRRFIERAYKYRPVKVVEFELPRQQCVVYLDLKREECVNLFPSGRVYSQAFHLGGQGFFLSAHCNMDQQSSFHCLGLFLGMQEKGSASFAVDY from the exons ATGAAAGACCAATTGAATTCGGACCCCACGACGGATATGGGTTCGAGGTTCCGGCATGGAGCCTCTGGCTCCGGCTCCGATGGTGATTTCGGTTTCGCTTTCAACGATAGTAATTTCTCCGACCGGCTTCTTCGGATCGAGATTATGGGTGTCCCATCGGAGTGTCACCCTAATGGTGAAGATTGCACCGGTATCTCCGATTGGGACCACCACCGCAAAAGGCGCCGGGAGGATATCAAGAAGGAAATCG TTTTGGATCTTAGTTTATGTCCTGAGGAGCAGATTTTAAATGATAACCAGCCTGATATGGATGATGGTGCTGGCTGTGAAAATCAAGATGCAGAGGCAGAGGCTGTGGCAATGGCTGAAGAAATACATTCAG GTGATGAAGATGAAAATAGAAATGAATCAAGTTGGAGCATGGATTGTTCTACAGTTCTGAGAGTTCAAACATTGCATATCAGCTCTCCCATTTTAGCAGCGAAAAGTCCATTCTTCTACAAG CTTTTCTCAAATGGGATGAGGGAATCAGAGCAACGGCATGTAACCTTAAGAATCAATGCCTCCG AGGAAGATGCCCTTTTGGAGCTTTTGAATTTTATGTATAGCAACACCTTATCTGTCACTACAGCTCCAGCCTTGCTTGATTTGTTGATGGCTGCTGACAAATTTGAGGTTGCCTCATGCATGAGATATTGCAGTTGGTTATTACACAATTTGCCTATGACACCAGAATCAGCTCTGCTTTATTTGGATCTTCCGTCGAGTGTATTAATGGGTGAAGCTGTCCAACCTTTGACTGATGCCGCAAAGCAGTATCTCGCTGCCCGTTACAAGGACGTGACCAA GTTCCAAGAAGAGGTAATGGCTTTGCCACTTGCTGGGATCCAGGCAATATTGGCCAGTGATGATCTTCAGATTGCATCCGAAGATGCGGTGTATGATTTCGTGTTGAAGTGGGCCAGGGCTCAATACCCAAAACTAGAAGACCGAAGAGAAGTGCTTGGTTCACACCTTGCGCAATATATTCGTTTCCCTTACATGACTTGCCGGAAACTTAAGAAGGTATTAACATGTAACGATTTTGATCAAGACGTTGCATCGAAACTTGTGCTCGAGGCCCTCTTTTACAAGGCTGATGCCCCATATAGACAACGAAGCTTGGCTGCAGAGGAATCTGCAACCTCAAACCGTCGATTCATTGAGCGAGCTTACAAATATCGACCCGTTAAGGTAGTGGAATTCGAACTTCCTCGTCAGCAATGTGTCGTGTACCTTGACTTGAAGAGGGAGGAATGTGTAAACTTGTTCCCATCCGGACGAGTCTATTCTCAGGCATTCCACCTAGGGGGACAAGGTTTCTTCCTATCAGCACATTGTAACATGGACCAACAAAGCTCTTTCCATTGCTTGGGGTTGTTTTTAGGAATGCAGGAAAAGGGCTCCGCTAGTTTCGCGGTGGACTACTGA